Proteins from one Desmodus rotundus isolate HL8 chromosome 9, HLdesRot8A.1, whole genome shotgun sequence genomic window:
- the ABHD15 gene encoding protein ABHD15 encodes MPPWGAALALLLAALALLGLLAPGLRRLGRRAVGAGTLTGARGPDDDDDEADSGGPADQFGGGREPLPGGCRLICKPSALAQCLLRSLRRSADLEPGPRSWLSGPHLQTLCHFVWPVAPGPELAREYLQLADDGLVALDWVVGPCARGRRVTNAGGLPAVLLVIPNAWGRLTRNVLGLCLLALERGYYPVIFHRRGHHGCPLVSPRLQPFGDPSDLKEAVTYIRFRHPAAPLFAVSEGSGSGLLLSYLGECGSSSYVTGAACISPVLRCREWFEAGLPWPYERGFLLHQKIALSRYATALEDTVDIRKLFRSCSLREFEETLFCHTKNFPISWDTYWDHNDPLRDVDEAAVPVLCICSTDDPVCGPPDHFLPTELFHNNPYFFLLLSRHGGHCGFLRHEPLPAWSHEVILEYFRALTDFFRTEERMKGLSRHRASLLGGRRRWGTLQKREVSPSASLEEIFSWKRSYTR; translated from the exons ATGCCGCCGTGGGGCGCCGCCCTCGCCCTGCTGCTGGCCGCGCTCGCCCTGCTGGGCCTGCTCGCCCCAGGTCTGCGACGCCTCGGGCGGCGCGCCGTCGGAGCCGGGACCCTGACGGGGGCTCGGGGCCcggacgacgacgacgacgaggCGGACAGCGGAGGCCCGGCGGACCAGTTCGGGGGCGGGCGCGAGCCGCTGCCCGGCGGCTGCAGGCTCATCTGTAAGCCGTCGGCGCTGGCGCAGTGCCTGCTGCGCTCCCTGCGGCGCTCGGCAGACCTGGAGCCCGGCCCGCGCTCCTGGCTCTCGGGGCCCCACCTGCAGACCCTCTGCCACTTCGTGTGGCCGGTGGCGCCCGGGCCCGAGCTGGCCCGGGAGTACCTGCAGCTCGCGGACGACGGGCTGGTGGCCCTGGACTGGGTCGTGGGACCTTGCGCCCGGGGCCGCCGAGTCACCAACGCCGGGGGCCTTCCGGCGGTGCTGCTGGTGATCCCCAATGCGTGGGGGCGCCTCACCCGCAACGTGCTCGGCCTCTGCCTGCTCGCCCTAGAGCGCGGCTACTATCCGGTCATCTTCCACCGCCGCGGCCACCACGGCTGCCCTCTGGTCAGCCCCCGGCTGCAGCCTTTCGGGGACCCGTCCGATCTCAAGGAGGCGGTAACTTACATCCGCTTccgacaccccgcggccccgctgTTCGCGGTGAGCGAGGGCTCGGGCTCGGGGCTGCTGCTGTCCTACCTGGGCGAGTGCGGCTCTTCGAGTTACGTGACGGGGGCCGCCTGCATCTCGCCGGTGCTGCGCTGCCGCGAGTGGTTTGAGGCTGGCCTGCCCTGGCCTTACGAGCGGGGCTTTCTGCTCCATCAGAAGATCGCACTCAGCAG GTACGCCACAGCCCTGGAGGACACGGTGGACATCCGCAAACTATTCAGGAGCTGCTCCCTGCGAGAGTTTGAGGAGACCCTCTTCTGCCACACCAAGAACTTCCCCATCAGCTGGGACACCTACTGGGACCACAATGACCCCCTCCGGGATGTGGACGAGGCGGCCGTACCTGTGCTGTGCATCTGTAGTACTGATGACCCTGTGTGTGGGCCCCCAGACCACTTTCTGCCCACTGAACTCTTTCACAATAACCCCTacttcttcctcctgctcagtcGTCATGGAGGCCACTGTGGCTTCCTGCGCCATGAGCCCTTGCCAGCATGGAGCCACGAGGTCATCCTGGAGTACTTCCGGGCCTTGACTGACTTTTTCCGAACAGAAGAGAGGATGAAAGGGCTTAGCAGGCACCGAGCTTCATTGTTAGGGGGCCGGCGTCGCTGGGGAACCCTGCAGAAGCGGGAGGTCTCTCCCTCTGCCAGTCTGGAGGAGATCTTTAGCTGGAAGCGATCATACACAAGGTGA
- the TP53I13 gene encoding tumor protein p53-inducible protein 13 isoform X2, giving the protein MSTSPVPSAPFTVMAESGEEAGASCPEGLWPLPQQVSPRVTYTRMSPRQGEDVSFFYHPCAHPWLKLQLFLLAHVYMAQPSLVPDSSLARDRPLVLEAWGAVLEMAWVEPAWAAYWLKRRRRKKQRKKAPALAFTLRSWRPPGVEMASRGPKQHSPSGARRRGLRAALGHQPTPSALNLPSASPCSLETRQPMLGTSGEGGNAPFVPTAPLLPAGPGGSASSGLEAQVPKGQSSPGGCACPSQASPAPRAVAPPRAARGPTPRTEEAAWAAMALTFLLVLLTLATLCTRLHRNFRRGESIYWGPITDSQDTVAAVLKRRLLMLPRRVKRSRRRPLLPPTPDSGTDGDSSD; this is encoded by the exons ATGAGCACGAGTCCCGTCCCCTCTGCGCCCTTCACG GTGATGGCTGAGTCGGGGGAGGAGGCGGGAGCCAGTTGTCCGGAGGGCCTGTGGCCTCTTCCCCAACAG GTGTCGCCAAGAGTGACCTACACACGGATGAGCCCACGGCAG GGTGAGGATGTCAGCTTCTTCTACCACCCCTGTGCCCACCCCTGGCTGAAGCTCCAGCTTTTCCTCCTGGCCCACGTTTATATGGCCCAGCCCTCACTGGTTCCTGACTCTAGCCTCGCTCGGGATCGG CCCCTGGTATTGGAAGCATGGGGGGCGGTACTGGAGATGGCATGGGTGGAGCCAGCCTGGGCTGCCTACTGGCTGAAGAGAAGGCGGCggaaaaagcagaggaagaag GCCCCGGCTTTGGCCTTTACCCTGCGGAGCTGGCGGCCCCCAGGCGTAGAGATGGCATCTAGAGGGCCTAAGCAGCACTCTCCTAGTGGTGCCAGGAGGCGTGGGCTGCGGGCTGCCCTTGGTCACCAGCCCACTCCCTCAGCCCTGAAtctcccctctgcttccccatGTAGCTTGGAGACCAGGCAGCCCATGTTGGGAACATCAGGTGAGGGAGGTAATGCCCCATTTGTGCCCACTGCCCCCCTGCTGCCTGCGGGGCCTGGAGGCAGTGCCAGTTCCGGGTTAGAGGCTCAGGTGCCCAAAGGGCAAAGCAGCCCAGGCGGCTGTGCCTGTCCAAGCCAGGCTTCCCCGGCCCCTCGGGCAGTGGCGCCTCCACGGGCAGCCCGGGGCCCCACCCCACGCACGGAGGAGGCTGCCTGGGCGGCCATGGCCCTGACCTTCCTGTTGGTGCTGCTCACCCTGGCCACACTCTGCACTCGGCTGCACAGAAACTTCCGACGTGGGGAGAGCATCTACTGGGGGCCCATAACGGACAGCCAGGACACAGTGGCTG CTGTGCTGAAGAGGAGGCTGCTGATGCTCCCACGTCGGGTCAAGCGCTCGCGCCGGAGACCCCTCCTGCCACCCACTCCAGACAGTGGCACAGATGGGGACAGCTCCGACTga
- the TP53I13 gene encoding tumor protein p53-inducible protein 13 isoform X3 has product MAESGEEAGASCPEGLWPLPQQVSPRVTYTRMSPRQGEDVSFFYHPCAHPWLKLQLFLLAHVYMAQPSLVPDSSLARDRPLVLEAWGAVLEMAWVEPAWAAYWLKRRRRKKQRKKAPALAFTLRSWRPPGVEMASRGPKQHSPSGARRRGLRAALGHQPTPSALNLPSASPCSLETRQPMLGTSGEGGNAPFVPTAPLLPAGPGGSASSGLEAQVPKGQSSPGGCACPSQASPAPRAVAPPRAARGPTPRTEEAAWAAMALTFLLVLLTLATLCTRLHRNFRRGESIYWGPITDSQDTVAAVLKRRLLMLPRRVKRSRRRPLLPPTPDSGTDGDSSD; this is encoded by the exons ATGGCTGAGTCGGGGGAGGAGGCGGGAGCCAGTTGTCCGGAGGGCCTGTGGCCTCTTCCCCAACAG GTGTCGCCAAGAGTGACCTACACACGGATGAGCCCACGGCAG GGTGAGGATGTCAGCTTCTTCTACCACCCCTGTGCCCACCCCTGGCTGAAGCTCCAGCTTTTCCTCCTGGCCCACGTTTATATGGCCCAGCCCTCACTGGTTCCTGACTCTAGCCTCGCTCGGGATCGG CCCCTGGTATTGGAAGCATGGGGGGCGGTACTGGAGATGGCATGGGTGGAGCCAGCCTGGGCTGCCTACTGGCTGAAGAGAAGGCGGCggaaaaagcagaggaagaag GCCCCGGCTTTGGCCTTTACCCTGCGGAGCTGGCGGCCCCCAGGCGTAGAGATGGCATCTAGAGGGCCTAAGCAGCACTCTCCTAGTGGTGCCAGGAGGCGTGGGCTGCGGGCTGCCCTTGGTCACCAGCCCACTCCCTCAGCCCTGAAtctcccctctgcttccccatGTAGCTTGGAGACCAGGCAGCCCATGTTGGGAACATCAGGTGAGGGAGGTAATGCCCCATTTGTGCCCACTGCCCCCCTGCTGCCTGCGGGGCCTGGAGGCAGTGCCAGTTCCGGGTTAGAGGCTCAGGTGCCCAAAGGGCAAAGCAGCCCAGGCGGCTGTGCCTGTCCAAGCCAGGCTTCCCCGGCCCCTCGGGCAGTGGCGCCTCCACGGGCAGCCCGGGGCCCCACCCCACGCACGGAGGAGGCTGCCTGGGCGGCCATGGCCCTGACCTTCCTGTTGGTGCTGCTCACCCTGGCCACACTCTGCACTCGGCTGCACAGAAACTTCCGACGTGGGGAGAGCATCTACTGGGGGCCCATAACGGACAGCCAGGACACAGTGGCTG CTGTGCTGAAGAGGAGGCTGCTGATGCTCCCACGTCGGGTCAAGCGCTCGCGCCGGAGACCCCTCCTGCCACCCACTCCAGACAGTGGCACAGATGGGGACAGCTCCGACTga
- the TP53I13 gene encoding tumor protein p53-inducible protein 13 isoform X1: MAPPQPSPQLFLLAALAGLLSPTEVMAESGEEAGASCPEGLWPLPQQVSPRVTYTRMSPRQGEDVSFFYHPCAHPWLKLQLFLLAHVYMAQPSLVPDSSLARDRPLVLEAWGAVLEMAWVEPAWAAYWLKRRRRKKQRKKAPALAFTLRSWRPPGVEMASRGPKQHSPSGARRRGLRAALGHQPTPSALNLPSASPCSLETRQPMLGTSGEGGNAPFVPTAPLLPAGPGGSASSGLEAQVPKGQSSPGGCACPSQASPAPRAVAPPRAARGPTPRTEEAAWAAMALTFLLVLLTLATLCTRLHRNFRRGESIYWGPITDSQDTVAAVLKRRLLMLPRRVKRSRRRPLLPPTPDSGTDGDSSD, from the exons ATGGCGCCTCCGCAGCCTTCGCCCCAGCTGTTTCTCCTGGCAGCCCTGGCGGGGCTCCTGAGTCCCACCGAG GTGATGGCTGAGTCGGGGGAGGAGGCGGGAGCCAGTTGTCCGGAGGGCCTGTGGCCTCTTCCCCAACAG GTGTCGCCAAGAGTGACCTACACACGGATGAGCCCACGGCAG GGTGAGGATGTCAGCTTCTTCTACCACCCCTGTGCCCACCCCTGGCTGAAGCTCCAGCTTTTCCTCCTGGCCCACGTTTATATGGCCCAGCCCTCACTGGTTCCTGACTCTAGCCTCGCTCGGGATCGG CCCCTGGTATTGGAAGCATGGGGGGCGGTACTGGAGATGGCATGGGTGGAGCCAGCCTGGGCTGCCTACTGGCTGAAGAGAAGGCGGCggaaaaagcagaggaagaag GCCCCGGCTTTGGCCTTTACCCTGCGGAGCTGGCGGCCCCCAGGCGTAGAGATGGCATCTAGAGGGCCTAAGCAGCACTCTCCTAGTGGTGCCAGGAGGCGTGGGCTGCGGGCTGCCCTTGGTCACCAGCCCACTCCCTCAGCCCTGAAtctcccctctgcttccccatGTAGCTTGGAGACCAGGCAGCCCATGTTGGGAACATCAGGTGAGGGAGGTAATGCCCCATTTGTGCCCACTGCCCCCCTGCTGCCTGCGGGGCCTGGAGGCAGTGCCAGTTCCGGGTTAGAGGCTCAGGTGCCCAAAGGGCAAAGCAGCCCAGGCGGCTGTGCCTGTCCAAGCCAGGCTTCCCCGGCCCCTCGGGCAGTGGCGCCTCCACGGGCAGCCCGGGGCCCCACCCCACGCACGGAGGAGGCTGCCTGGGCGGCCATGGCCCTGACCTTCCTGTTGGTGCTGCTCACCCTGGCCACACTCTGCACTCGGCTGCACAGAAACTTCCGACGTGGGGAGAGCATCTACTGGGGGCCCATAACGGACAGCCAGGACACAGTGGCTG CTGTGCTGAAGAGGAGGCTGCTGATGCTCCCACGTCGGGTCAAGCGCTCGCGCCGGAGACCCCTCCTGCCACCCACTCCAGACAGTGGCACAGATGGGGACAGCTCCGACTga
- the GIT1 gene encoding ARF GTPase-activating protein GIT1 isoform X2, whose protein sequence is MSRKGPRAEVCADCSAPDPGWASISRGVLVCDECCSVHRSLGRHISIVKHLRHSAWPPTLLQMVHTLASNGANSIWEHSLLDPAQVQSGRRKANPQDKVHPIKSEFIRAKYQMLAFVHKLPCRDDDGVTAKDLSKQLHSSVRTGNLETCLRLLSLGAQANFFHPEKGTTPLHVAAKAGQTLQAELLVVYGADPGSPDVNGRTPIDYARQAGHHELAERLVECQYELTDRLAFYLCGRKPDHKNGHYIIPQMADRSRQKCMSQSLDLSELAKAAKKKLQALSNRLFEELAMDVYDEVDRRENDAVWLATQNHSTLVTERSAVPFLPVNPEYSATRNQGRQKLARFNAREFATLIIDILSEAKRRQQGKSLSSPTDNLELSVRSQSDLDDQHDYDSVASDEDTDQEPLRSTGATRNNRARSMDSSDLSDGAVTLQEYLELKKALATSEAKVQQLMKVNSSLSDELRRLQREIHKLQAENLQIRQPPGPVPTPPLPSDRAEHTSIGPGGSAHRRDRQAFSMYEPGSALKPFGGPPGDELVTRLQPFHSTELEDDTIYSMHVPAGLYRIRKGVSASAVPFTPPSPLLPCSQEGSRHTSKLSRHGSGADSDYENTQSGDPLLGLEGKRFLELGKEEDFHPELESLDGDLDPGLPSTEDVILKTEQVTKNIQELLRAAQEFKHDSFVPCSEKIHLAVTEMASLFPKRPALEPVRSSLRLLNASAYRLQSECRKTVPPEPGAPVDFQLLTQQVIQCAYDIAKAAKQLVTITTREKKQ, encoded by the exons ATGTCCCGGAAGGGGCCGCGAGCGGAGGTGTGTGCGGATTGCAGCGCCCCGG ACCCTGGCTGGGCCTCCATCAGCAGGGGCGTGCTGGTGTGTGACGAGTGCTGCAGTGTGCACCGGAGCCTGGGCCGCCACATCTCCATTGTCAAGCACCTTCGCCACAGCGCCTGGCCTCCCACACTGCTGCAG ATGGTGCACACGCTCGCCAGCAACGGGGCCAACTCCATCTGGGAGCATTCCCTGCTGGACCCTGCGCAAGTGCAGAGCGGTCGGCGCAAAGCCAACCCCCAAGACAAAGTCCA CCCCATCAAGTCAGAGTTCATCAGGGCCAAGTACCAGATGCTGGCATTTGTGCACAAGCTTCCCTGCCGAGATGATGACGGGGTCACCGCCAAAGACCTCAGCAAG CAACTGCATTCAAGCGTGCGGACAGGCAACTTGGAGACATGTCTACGCCTGCTGTCCCTGGGTGCCCAGGCCAACTTCTTCCACCCAGAGAAGGGCACCACACCTCTGCACGTGGCTGCCAAGGCAGGGCAGACGCTGCAGGCCGAGCTTCTTGTAGTATACGGTGCCGACCCTGGCTCTCCTGATGTTAATGGGCGAACACCCATTGACTATGCCAG gcaggCGGGGCATCATGAGCTGGCGGAAAGGCTAGTTGAGTGCCAGTATGAGCTCACTGACCGGTTGGCCTTCTATCTCTGTGGACGAAAGCCTG atCACAAGAATGGGCATTACATCATCCCACAGATGGCCGACAG ATCTCGGCAAAAGTGCATGTCTCAGAG CCTGGACCTGTCCGAGTTGGCCAAAGCTGCCAAGAAGAAGCTGCAGGCG ctcAGCAACCGGCTTTTTGAGGAACTTGCCATGGACGTGTATGATGAGGTGGATCGAAGAGAAAATGACGCCG TGTGGCTGGCTACCCAAAACCACAGCACCCTGGTGACAGAGCGCAGTGCTGTGCCCTTCCTGCCTGTTAACCCTGAATACTCAGCAACACGGAATCAG GGGCGACAGAAGTTGGCCCGCTTTAATGCCCGAGAGTTTGCCACCTTGATCATTGACATTCTCAGTGAGGCCAAGCGGAGACAGCAGGGCAAGAGCCTGAGCAGCCCCACAG ACAACCTCGAGCTGTCTGTGCGGAGCCAGAGTGACCTCGACGACCAGCACGACTACGACAGTGTGGCCTCAGACGAGGACACAGACCAGGAGCCCCTGCGCAGCACCGGCGCCACACGGAACAACCGAGCCCGG AGCATGGACTCCTCAGACCTGTCCGATGGGGCCGTGACGCTGCAGGAGTACCTGGAGCTGAAGAAGGCCCTCGCCACCTCCGAGGCAAAGGTGCAGCAGCTCATGAAGGTCAACAGTAGCTTAAGTGACGAGCTCCGGAGGCTACAGAGGGAG ATCCACAAGCTGCAGGCAGAGAACTTGCAGATCCGACAGCCGCCTGGGCCAGTGCCcacaccccctctccccagcgACCGGGCAGAACACACATCAATAGGGCCTGGCGGGAGTGCCCACCGCAGGGATCGCCAGGCCTTCTCCATGTATGAACCAGGCTCCGCCCTGAAGCCCTTTGGGGGCCCACCTGGGGATGAGCTTGTCACCCGGCTACAGCCTTTCCACAGCACT gagctggaggaTGACACCATCTATTCAATGCATGTCCCTGCCGGCCTTTACCGG ATCCGGAAGGGGGTTTCAGCCTCGGCTGTGCCCTtcactccaccctccccactgctGCCGTGCTCCCAGGAAGGAAGCCGCCACACG AGCAAGCTTTCCCGCCACGGCAGCGGTGCTGACAGTGACTATGAGAACACGCAAAGTGGGGACCCCCTGCTTGG ACTGGAAGGGAAGAGGTTTCTAGAGCTGGGCAAGGAAGAGGACTTCCACCCAGAGCTGGAAAGCCTGGATGGAGACCTGGATCCCGGGCTTCCCAGCACAGAGGACGTCATCTTGAAGACCGAGCAGGTCACCAAGAACATTCAGGAACTGTTGCGAGCTGCCCAGGAATTCAAGCATGACAG CTTTGTGCCCTGCTCAGAGAAGATCCATTTGGCTGTGACTGAGATGGCCTCTCTCTTCCCAAAG aGACCAGCCCTGGAGCCTGTACGCAGTTCTCTGCGGCTGCTCAATGCCAGCGCCTACCGGCTGCAGAGTGAGTGCCGGAAGACAGTGCCTCCGGAGCCTGGCGCCCCTGTGGACTTCCAGCTGCTGACTCAGCAGGTGATCCAGTGCGCCTATGACATCGCCAAGGCTGCCAAGCAGCTGGTCACCATCACCACCCGAGAGAAGAAGCAGTGA
- the GIT1 gene encoding ARF GTPase-activating protein GIT1 isoform X1, which produces MSRKGPRAEVCADCSAPDPGWASISRGVLVCDECCSVHRSLGRHISIVKHLRHSAWPPTLLQMVHTLASNGANSIWEHSLLDPAQVQSGRRKANPQDKVHPIKSEFIRAKYQMLAFVHKLPCRDDDGVTAKDLSKQLHSSVRTGNLETCLRLLSLGAQANFFHPEKGTTPLHVAAKAGQTLQAELLVVYGADPGSPDVNGRTPIDYARQAGHHELAERLVECQYELTDRLAFYLCGRKPDHKNGHYIIPQMADSLDLSELAKAAKKKLQALSNRLFEELAMDVYDEVDRRENDAVWLATQNHSTLVTERSAVPFLPVNPEYSATRNQGRQKLARFNAREFATLIIDILSEAKRRQQGKSLSSPTDNLELSVRSQSDLDDQHDYDSVASDEDTDQEPLRSTGATRNNRARSMDSSDLSDGAVTLQEYLELKKALATSEAKVQQLMKVNSSLSDELRRLQREIHKLQAENLQIRQPPGPVPTPPLPSDRAEHTSIGPGGSAHRRDRQAFSMYEPGSALKPFGGPPGDELVTRLQPFHSTELEDDTIYSMHVPAGLYRIRKGVSASAVPFTPPSPLLPCSQEGSRHTSKLSRHGSGADSDYENTQSGDPLLGLEGKRFLELGKEEDFHPELESLDGDLDPGLPSTEDVILKTEQVTKNIQELLRAAQEFKHDSFVPCSEKIHLAVTEMASLFPKRPALEPVRSSLRLLNASAYRLQSECRKTVPPEPGAPVDFQLLTQQVIQCAYDIAKAAKQLVTITTREKKQ; this is translated from the exons ATGTCCCGGAAGGGGCCGCGAGCGGAGGTGTGTGCGGATTGCAGCGCCCCGG ACCCTGGCTGGGCCTCCATCAGCAGGGGCGTGCTGGTGTGTGACGAGTGCTGCAGTGTGCACCGGAGCCTGGGCCGCCACATCTCCATTGTCAAGCACCTTCGCCACAGCGCCTGGCCTCCCACACTGCTGCAG ATGGTGCACACGCTCGCCAGCAACGGGGCCAACTCCATCTGGGAGCATTCCCTGCTGGACCCTGCGCAAGTGCAGAGCGGTCGGCGCAAAGCCAACCCCCAAGACAAAGTCCA CCCCATCAAGTCAGAGTTCATCAGGGCCAAGTACCAGATGCTGGCATTTGTGCACAAGCTTCCCTGCCGAGATGATGACGGGGTCACCGCCAAAGACCTCAGCAAG CAACTGCATTCAAGCGTGCGGACAGGCAACTTGGAGACATGTCTACGCCTGCTGTCCCTGGGTGCCCAGGCCAACTTCTTCCACCCAGAGAAGGGCACCACACCTCTGCACGTGGCTGCCAAGGCAGGGCAGACGCTGCAGGCCGAGCTTCTTGTAGTATACGGTGCCGACCCTGGCTCTCCTGATGTTAATGGGCGAACACCCATTGACTATGCCAG gcaggCGGGGCATCATGAGCTGGCGGAAAGGCTAGTTGAGTGCCAGTATGAGCTCACTGACCGGTTGGCCTTCTATCTCTGTGGACGAAAGCCTG atCACAAGAATGGGCATTACATCATCCCACAGATGGCCGACAG CCTGGACCTGTCCGAGTTGGCCAAAGCTGCCAAGAAGAAGCTGCAGGCG ctcAGCAACCGGCTTTTTGAGGAACTTGCCATGGACGTGTATGATGAGGTGGATCGAAGAGAAAATGACGCCG TGTGGCTGGCTACCCAAAACCACAGCACCCTGGTGACAGAGCGCAGTGCTGTGCCCTTCCTGCCTGTTAACCCTGAATACTCAGCAACACGGAATCAG GGGCGACAGAAGTTGGCCCGCTTTAATGCCCGAGAGTTTGCCACCTTGATCATTGACATTCTCAGTGAGGCCAAGCGGAGACAGCAGGGCAAGAGCCTGAGCAGCCCCACAG ACAACCTCGAGCTGTCTGTGCGGAGCCAGAGTGACCTCGACGACCAGCACGACTACGACAGTGTGGCCTCAGACGAGGACACAGACCAGGAGCCCCTGCGCAGCACCGGCGCCACACGGAACAACCGAGCCCGG AGCATGGACTCCTCAGACCTGTCCGATGGGGCCGTGACGCTGCAGGAGTACCTGGAGCTGAAGAAGGCCCTCGCCACCTCCGAGGCAAAGGTGCAGCAGCTCATGAAGGTCAACAGTAGCTTAAGTGACGAGCTCCGGAGGCTACAGAGGGAG ATCCACAAGCTGCAGGCAGAGAACTTGCAGATCCGACAGCCGCCTGGGCCAGTGCCcacaccccctctccccagcgACCGGGCAGAACACACATCAATAGGGCCTGGCGGGAGTGCCCACCGCAGGGATCGCCAGGCCTTCTCCATGTATGAACCAGGCTCCGCCCTGAAGCCCTTTGGGGGCCCACCTGGGGATGAGCTTGTCACCCGGCTACAGCCTTTCCACAGCACT gagctggaggaTGACACCATCTATTCAATGCATGTCCCTGCCGGCCTTTACCGG ATCCGGAAGGGGGTTTCAGCCTCGGCTGTGCCCTtcactccaccctccccactgctGCCGTGCTCCCAGGAAGGAAGCCGCCACACG AGCAAGCTTTCCCGCCACGGCAGCGGTGCTGACAGTGACTATGAGAACACGCAAAGTGGGGACCCCCTGCTTGG ACTGGAAGGGAAGAGGTTTCTAGAGCTGGGCAAGGAAGAGGACTTCCACCCAGAGCTGGAAAGCCTGGATGGAGACCTGGATCCCGGGCTTCCCAGCACAGAGGACGTCATCTTGAAGACCGAGCAGGTCACCAAGAACATTCAGGAACTGTTGCGAGCTGCCCAGGAATTCAAGCATGACAG CTTTGTGCCCTGCTCAGAGAAGATCCATTTGGCTGTGACTGAGATGGCCTCTCTCTTCCCAAAG aGACCAGCCCTGGAGCCTGTACGCAGTTCTCTGCGGCTGCTCAATGCCAGCGCCTACCGGCTGCAGAGTGAGTGCCGGAAGACAGTGCCTCCGGAGCCTGGCGCCCCTGTGGACTTCCAGCTGCTGACTCAGCAGGTGATCCAGTGCGCCTATGACATCGCCAAGGCTGCCAAGCAGCTGGTCACCATCACCACCCGAGAGAAGAAGCAGTGA